GGGTTCGCTGGCGCAGCCGGGTACGCCGCGCGCCGATAACATTACCAATCGTCCGGGACCGAACGATGTCTATCAGGTCCCGCAAAACGCGTCCTATGACCTTAACGACGTCAATCGTGAGCGCATCAACGGGCAGGCGGTATTGCAATTCCGCCCGAGTGACGCGTTCACCGCGACGGTCGACTACACCTATTCGCGCAACACCGTCGAAAATCGCAACAGCAATGTCGGCGTGTGGTTCAACCACGAAAATACGTCGAGCGCGTGGACCGATGGGCCGGTCGCTGGACCGATCTTCTATAGCGAGGAATTCGCAGCGCCCACCGGCACGCCCGGGCCTGACGCCCTCTATGGCGGCAAGGATCTGTCGTACAGCGGCGCGCTGACCGAGAACCGGGCTGAGAACAAGTCACTGGGCGTCAACCTGGAATGGAATGGCCCCGACGGAGTTACCTTTGAACTCGACGGCCACCATTCGACGGCGGAGGTCAGTCCGGTCAACCGCTTCGGATCAAGCGTGTCGTTGGGCAATGCCGTGTTCGGCGTCCAGAACCAGACGGTCAATTTCGAAAATGACCTGCCGGTCATCTCCTATGGCATGTATCCCGGAATCGATCCGCTCGATGCGTCGTTGATCACGCCGACGGGCAACGCCTTCCGTAACGCCTTTTTCCGCAACCGGATCAATCAGGTGCAGTTGCGCGGCCAATATGACCATGACGGCGGTTTCCTCGACAGCATCGATTTCGGCGTGTCCTATGTCGACAGCAAGGTGCGATCGGCGTTCGGTACGGTCCAGAACGACGACACCTGGGGCGGGGCGGGGCCGGCGTCGGATATTCCCGACGATATTTTCAAACTCGTCACGCTGCCCGACAAATTCCCGGGTCTTGCCCAGCCGGGGATGATCGAGAGCTTCTACACCTTCGATTTCGAGCGGCTGGCCGACCTGAACGAGCAGAATTATCAGGTCTGCAGCAACCCCGCGACGGGTTCGGCTCAACCGGGCACCTGCCTTGCCGTGTTCAATACCGACCGGCGCATCACCGAAAAGACCTTGGCCCCCTATTTGCAGGTGGCGACCGTCTTTGACCTGTTCGAAAACCCGGCGCATCTCGTCGCGGGCCTTCGTTATGAAACGACCGATATTTCGTCGTCGGCGCTGGTGCCCGTGCCGGTGACAACCACTTGGGTTGGTGACAACGAGTTCAACGTGGTCTTTTCCGACGAAAGTGATTTCACGCGGTTCAAGGGCTCATACGACAATTGGCTGCCCGCGATCGATTTCGACATCTCGCCGATGCAGGATGTCAAACTGCGCGCATCCTACAGTCACACGATCGCGCGTCCCTCGTACGACCTGATGCAGGGCGGGCGCACGATCGACACGCTGTTCCGCGTGGGCGGCGGCGGCGGCGCACAGGGCAATCCAGGACTGATTCCATACAAGTCAAAGAATATCGACCTGTCTGCGGAATGGTACTACGCGCGCGACAGCTATATTTCAGCGGGCTATTTCCACAAGGATGTGAGCAACTTCATATCCTCGACGCGCATCGACAGCAGCGCGTTCGGATTGACGACGCCGGTGAACGGCCCGCGCTGGAACGCCGCGGTCGCGGCGCTTGGCGCGAGTGCAACCGTCGCGCAGATTCGCCAATATATCATCACGAATTTCCCTGATACCGTCACCGGCAATGTCATCAACGCGGCGCCCGGCGACCCGCTGGTCAATTTCGAAATCACGACGCCGATCAACAGCGATCAGACCGCCTCGCTTAACGGCTGGGAGT
This DNA window, taken from Sphingopyxis sp. PAMC25046, encodes the following:
- a CDS encoding TonB-dependent receptor encodes the protein MRASQKQWLAKFLAGTSALSMMGVAQVAVAQEAPADSEVGGDEIIVTGIRASLAASADIKREAQGVVDAISAEDIGKFPDTNLAESLQRITGVSIDRSNGEGSLVTVRGFGPEFNLVTLNGRQMPTALIGGGDGAPSSRSFDFDNLASEGIAAVEVYKSGRATMESGGIGSVINLRTPRPLDRPGLRGSLGVKGVYDSSRNNGDPITPEISGILSTTFADDTIGILITGSYQKRKSSENTANVGWRDGYLGSENNWGSLAQPGTPRADNITNRPGPNDVYQVPQNASYDLNDVNRERINGQAVLQFRPSDAFTATVDYTYSRNTVENRNSNVGVWFNHENTSSAWTDGPVAGPIFYSEEFAAPTGTPGPDALYGGKDLSYSGALTENRAENKSLGVNLEWNGPDGVTFELDGHHSTAEVSPVNRFGSSVSLGNAVFGVQNQTVNFENDLPVISYGMYPGIDPLDASLITPTGNAFRNAFFRNRINQVQLRGQYDHDGGFLDSIDFGVSYVDSKVRSAFGTVQNDDTWGGAGPASDIPDDIFKLVTLPDKFPGLAQPGMIESFYTFDFERLADLNEQNYQVCSNPATGSAQPGTCLAVFNTDRRITEKTLAPYLQVATVFDLFENPAHLVAGLRYETTDISSSALVPVPVTTTWVGDNEFNVVFSDESDFTRFKGSYDNWLPAIDFDISPMQDVKLRASYSHTIARPSYDLMQGGRTIDTLFRVGGGGGAQGNPGLIPYKSKNIDLSAEWYYARDSYISAGYFHKDVSNFISSTRIDSSAFGLTTPVNGPRWNAAVAALGASATVAQIRQYIITNFPDTVTGNVINAAPGDPLVNFEITTPINSDQTASLNGWEFALQHSFWDTGLGVILNYTIVNGDAEYDNTQPSTVAQFALVGLSDTANAVLFYDKGPVQARVAWNWRDKFLFSAGPNPTYTEAYWQIDASASYEFIPGLTGFVEAINLTGEGQRKHLRHPNNVTFVSPGFARYAAGVRFSF